In Suncus etruscus isolate mSunEtr1 chromosome 9, mSunEtr1.pri.cur, whole genome shotgun sequence, the genomic window gtgacagcacagtggggagggtgtttgccttgcacccggaaaaccaggttcaatccttggcatcccatagggttcttcaagtctgccaggagtgatttctgagcaaggactGACCTCTAAGCCTTGCCATgtatggcccaaccctcccccccaaaaaggaaaccTAACACTTCAAGTTCCAATTCTGTGCCCAAATGTGGCAAACTTTGTTTGGATTCCAAACCAGTCCCCAGATAATGGGAGACAGTGGCAGAAAGGTGGGTGTAGAAGACATAGGGACCATGGTGGACCATTGGGGGGGCACTCAAATGGAGGTGGCTGTTGTGACTTTGTATCAACCGCTAtattttttattgacttttaaaaACTTAGTGTTGACTGTTGTCACTTTGTATCTCGATCCTGCAAACTCCAACTCAACTGTAACTCCCTCTCTCGACTAACCCAAGTCTGCtgcaaagaaatatataaaggaataaatatatttcagtgTCAGGGCATTTGGTAATGAGCCCAAAGGCACCAGCCTCAGGAGGACAGAAAACGcaacttttctgtttgtttgtctttggatcacaccccggTGGCGgcatcaggggttcctcctggctctacgctcagaaattgctcttggcagactctgaagaccatacaagatgctagaaatcaaacctgggtccgtcccgggtccactgcgtgcaaggcaaacgccctactactgtgctatatctccggcccagaAAACGCGATTTTGATTGGAAAACAAATACACATCTTGGGAGTTTGGGAATCTGGGGGCCCAGGGCCATGTACACTGTGGATGGAAGAAACATCACAGCCTGTTCAATCTCCAGAGCAAGGCTAATAGCTGGAGCAGAGATGAGCCTGAACCAATCACTCAGCGAAGAGtatgaaaatgaatattttttcagaaGACACTCAGCACCCACCAAAAAGCAGGAAATGAACCCAGGGCTGCgggaaggggctggaaagatggtagctcggtggggagggcacttgctttgcacgggttcgatccccggcatcctataaggtcccctgtgcctggtaggagtgattcttgagtacaaagccaggaggagggcccggagagatagcacagtggcgtttgccttgcaagcagctgatccaggaccaaaggtggttggttcgaatcccagtgtcccatatggtcccccgtgcctgccaggagctatttctgagtagacagccaggagtaacccctgagcactgccgggtgtggcccaaaaaccaaaaacaaaacaaaacaaaacaaaaaaaaaaacaaaaaacaaaaaacaaagccaggaggaagtcctgagcattgctgggtgtaggccccctcccccccccccaaaaaaaaacagaaaggggggaaaaaagggaaatcAGGTATAGTACTCAGCAGGACTTATGGCCATGTGACCCGGCCTGgttggatacacacacacacacacacacacacacacacttgtttaATGAAATACTAATACAAATGAGAAAACCAATAAAAACTCTTAAAAGACTGAtaaaatgaggctggagagatagcatggagatagggtgtttgccttgcatgcagaaagatggtggttcgaatcccggcatcctatatggttcgaTCCTAAGCACCCCACAGGGTCCTTGCAcactgatctaggtttgatcctaagCACCCCACTGGGtccgctgagcaccaccaggagcgatccctgagtgcagagtcaggactaaaccctgagcaccgccaagtatggctccaaaaccaaactacCAAAAATGCAGCTtggaggggccagaacaatagacagcacagcagggacggtgtttgccttgcatgcggccaagccgggttcaatcccctcgggtccccggagcctgccaggagtgatctctaagtgcagagtaaGAAGGAACCCCTAAAAATGCTGCTTGAAGAGCTGAGGGTCCAGGTGGGCCCCTGCAGCCAGGCTCGTCCTGGTGTGAGAGAGGAACCCTAGGGACAGGCCCTGATAAGGGGATTTGCGCCTGACAAGGGGCTCTGAGACACCAGAATAACAATCACAGGTGAGACTTGGATTGTCTCCTGGGTCCGCATTCTGCAGACGCTGCTTCTCCTTTCTCACACCCCGAGGTGCGAGGCGAGGCTGCAGCCCAAGGTCACCAGGCCCAGGTCAGAACCCCAGCATGGGTCCCCTAGCCCATGCCCCAGGGCACCAGCTCCTGACCTGACCTATCTACACCACAGACCATCCTCtttgccccccctccccccgcaaTACTCCCATCGCATGACACCAGGCCTGCTCCCCTTCATACATTCCCCTCTCCCTACacatgttttggggggccacacccagtagtgctcaggagttactcctggctgtctgctcagaaatagctcctggcaagcacgggggaccatatgggacaccgggattcgaaccaaccaccttaggtcctggattggctgcttgcaaggcaaacaccactgtgctatctctccgggcccaataatttttataaattatttagaatttttatttgtttttttggaccacacccagcagtgcccaggagttattcctggcccttaaagcagaaatcgctcctggcacgcaggggttggggggggggaccttataggatgctggggatagaacccgggtgagcagcatgcaaggcaaacactgtctgccccctgattattattattatctgtttttttttttaatgaattgaagatttatttttaatttcttttctttttttttttttggtttttgggtcacacccggcagtgctcaggggttattcctggctccaggctcagaaattgctcctggcaggcacgggggaccatatgggacaccgggattcaaaccgatgacctcctgcatgaaaggcaaacgctttacctccatgctatctctccgaccctattATCTGGTTTTTAAGCAActccagatgatgctcagggcttgctcctggctctacattcaagaattactcctggtggggctcagggaatcctatgggGTGTTGAGGACCAAACCTGgatgggtcacatgcaagacaagcaccctctcctctcctctcctctcctctcctctcctctcccaggAACAAACTTCAATCTGTGATGCCTAAACTTGACACTCCCAGACCAGGAACTTGTGGTGCAAAGGACCCCTACTACTCACCCCTCCAATCCTACCTGTTCATCCAGgagtcttttgttttggtttaggtgtgatgctcagagcttattctatTGGGGGGTCACCCCTCACCCCTGCTGAGGCTCTAGCCCTTGTCAGGCCCACGAAACACAAGTAAGTGCCTCAGGCCCTAAGCTGTCCCTCTAACGGGGTGTCAGAAACAGATCTCTGGGCCCCCTTTAGCCCTGCTCCTCACCCCATTCCagaccaaacccagcagtgctaggaGGGTTTGGGGAAccccatggggtgccaggaatcaaaccctgggcaTAGCAAGTTAGGCAAACACCTCAGCAACTGTATTACAGTCCTGGCCTTGCATTCAGGATCTTCTGGCCCAGAGACTCTGGAGCAGTTTCCTGGAGGATGAACCCCAATTCTAAGCCCAGAGATGAATCCAATGTACTTTGAACATGTCTGTCATACCCCAGAGAGGTGTCCCCAGACCCCAAGAAGAGACTCTCTCAGTACATGCCTTCCTGTGGTCCTCATTCTGGaactttctttttgcttgtttttgtttttgggtcacaccggtggtgctcaggcattactcctggctctgctggggggaccatatggaatgctgggattcaaaccaccatccatcctgggtcggctgcatacaagacagacaaaacaccctatagctgtgctatctttctggccccattctGGAACTTTCTATGACTCCAATTATCAAATCAATTGAACAAAAGTTCTCACGGctccaggttctttttttttttttttttactttttgggtcacacccagcggtgctcaggagttactcctagctgtctactcagaaatagctcctggcaggcacgggggaccatatgggacaccgggattcgaaccaaccacctttggtcctggatcagctgcttgcaaggcaaacgccgctgtgccatctctccgggcccacggcTCCAGGTTCTGATGGGGGACGCGGAGTGGGGTGTAGGGGAAGATCCCACTCCTCTAAGAAAAGTGCAAACGGCCAGAGTAGGGGGCACCCATCTTTGGTGGAACAGTATAAACTGTCCCCCCAACAATGATATGGGTCAGTGTCATAGTCCaggaccccccccacccccaggctgtcTTTAGGACCAATTGTGGACACAGATGACTAAATATTCggctccccctccccctccactCTCCTGCAAGTTCCAGGCCCAAACAAAACCTGGCAGAAGGGGCAGGTAGGGGGGATGCACCAGGGCTGTGGCACCCAAGAGCACAGAACAGGTAGGTTGGCATGGGCGGCGATGCCAATCATCGGTGGAATGAAAGTAGACGACGACGTGTGCGTGGAAAGGCTCCCAGTTTATTGGGTTTCTTCCGGGTTCGAATCCGTGTGCACAGCACACACATCGCACTGTGGGGGCTTCGGCACCAGTTACCAAGCAACAGTGGGGGCCACTGTTGGGGCATTGCAAACACCCAAAAACTCCCCCTCCCCCGGCCAGAACCATCCCAAAGTCCATTTCAGCACCTTCAGGCCTGTCCGCTTCCCACAGACACAGTGCTGCCGGTGGCCAAAGATGGGGGACATAATATGGTGCTAAGGAGGGAGCCCCCAAACCCCTCACagttccttcaccaatgcacacaATTCCCCTCAGCCTGCCTTCTCCCCCAGACCTTAGTTTTCTGTCCTGCAGCTCTCGACACTGCGTGGGTTTTAAATATCAGTATTTTAGGGCCAAAGCCCAATGACTGGGGCGTCTGGTCCCATCCAAGAGAGAGTTTtgcaagtttttctttctttttttttttttttttctgcagataGTTCCTTTTCTTCTCTGAAGGACGGTATTTTCAGGAGACGATTTGCATGCAAACAAAGTGTTTGCAAAAAGGAATGTGAAAGACGAAAAGAAGCTGCTCAGCCGTCTCGCTGTCTGTAAACTCTCCTATAAAGTTAATTATGGAGACAGTTCAGTCCTGTGCGGAGCAAGAGCGAGAGCGAGCGAGCTCGAGGAAGCATCTAGAATATTCCTGGTAGTCAGCTCAGGCGCTTTTTTGCATCCACTCGAAAAAGAAGGCGTTCTTGCAAATCCAAAAggccctctctctgtctctctctctccatcaccTCGTGGCCCCCTTTTTATAAAACAGCCTCTTCCATCTTTGCATCCGTGGCCGGCCAGCCGAGGTTCCATTGGTCAAATATCTCGAGCAAATTCTAAGGTTACCGGCGGATCGTGCAGTGCACGCGTTAACAGCTGTCTGCAAATTTTTTCCCCATGATTATCCTTACTAAAAGTAAATCGAGGGGGTAAAGATAGCTCGGAGGCAAGGGCCGTAAGTCAGAGGCGAAGAAGAGAGGGCAGGCCCCTCAGTATGTGTCAAAAGCCTGCCCAAAAAAAGCTGCGCCTCTGGGCGTCTTAGGACCGTGCCACAAATTGtgaggtagatagatagataagccTTATTCTGGGCTGTAAGTgtgtgttattgttattattttttacaatgaACAAGGACATTTCACCAACCAAGAATCCTTAGGGCGAAGCTTCCCAAACACCAGAGCAGGCATTTTATAAaaacatccacccacccatccatctgtcCGTCCATCATCCATCCGTCTGTCCGTCCATCGagccatccatctacccaccttCCCGTGACATCTCAAAGGTCGACTGCAACTTGCATTTCCTACCAAAAGCTGCAAGGAAGCCCCACTTGTCCATTCTTGGCTGCACCCCTTTCATCACCCATTTACAGCCCCCCAAAGGAAAACAGAACTTGGCCATGTTGTTTCAGGGGtctccccccacctccacccacGCTGGTGGATGGAGGAAGACTGACTGCAGTGAAGTTCAAAGGTCAGTCTCGGCCGATCTAAAAACGGAGGCTGGATGGCAAAAATGACAGGAGGCACGTCGGTCCCCAAAGTAAACCGATATGTCCCGATTAAGAGCAACGGGACAGAGGGAGCAGCGGGCGCTGGAGGAACGGGGAGGCCTCAAGCTTGCTCTGCCGGCTTCCAGAGTCCCAGGGGAAGAATTCTGCAGATGGGGGGTCCTGGTGGGGGGGGAGACACACAGGGCAGGTCCGGGAGTCCGAGGTTCCCCCACTTTGGAAATGCTGCCAAGACCCAACTTGTGTGACAGAGAAAAATTCTGTCATGGTCCGTTCcagtggggggtgggtgggtgaaagCGTGGTTTGGGGGTGGTGGCTGGCTTTGGTGCGTGTCCTTTTCTTGGGGGGGAATACAAAACACACCCACAGAACCATAAATAACTTGGTGgcaatatatacacatttaaataattaacttAACTATCTTACAGCTACTCTGAGAATGATGATCACCAGACAGTCCATCCGGGCAAGCGGAGCTGGCAGCCCTCGGAGGGTGTGTGGGGGGAACCCCCTTAGCTGGGAACACCCCCAGGGGGAAAAAAGGGGGTCCCGGCGGGAGGTCAAAGCCTGGGGAGGAAGTGGGTGACCTTCATGGTGGGGGATACCCGGTTCCCCTTTTTCGTCTTCCCGTTCTTGCTGAGTGCGATGAACATTCCGGGGTGCTGGTAACATTCGTAGGCGTTGTAGTTGTTGGGGAGCAAAATCTCCTTGAACTTGCACTCGTTGGTGAAGAAGGGCTGACGGGGGAGGGGTGGGGACCGAGTTAGGGGTCTGGGGTCAAGCCCCAAATCTGTGCTTGGAAGTCAAGAGTGTCCAGGGTTGCCCCAATGaatctttcttccttcatcccaGGGTGTGGGGAAGGACGGGGAGTTTGTGCTAAAGGGGGAACTGCATGCAACCCAATAGCCCAGATGAGGGGGTGCTTGAGGGTAGTAGGGGGGGTCCCTGCAGTTCCACCTCCCTCTGAGGTCCCTTCTAGGCCAGTGGGGTCTCCCCTCAGCACTCACCGAACCGTAGAGCTTTCCGCGGCTGTTCATGGCCACGAAGAACCGGCTAAACACCCCGTAGATACTGACAACTCCCCGCTCCACAGGTGACAATTCCAGGAGGCCTGAAATGGGGCGGGGGGAGAAGGCAGGTTATTGGAGCCGGAACAGGTACCCCCCACACTCCAGGGACCCTCTCGGCTACCTTCAGAGCCTTGGGGATCCTCCTTAGTGGGTTGCTTGATTGTGGCAGCAGCCAGAGGTCCCCAAGCCACATCACATTCCCCTCCACCCCACCTGGAGACTGATGTCCCTCTACAACCCTGAGCCCCGGGGGACGCCTAGAAGACCAGCACAGGGGCACCAGAAAACACAGAACGCCCCCCTAAACCCGGTCCTAACCTGAGCGAGTGGCCAAGGCCTCCCCTAACCCCAACCCCCATCCCCGGCGGGTGCCAGTCAGCTGCAGCGCGCGCGCGCCTGTGCCCACGAGCGAAGGCTCTGGAATTCCGTGCCCGGGCTCCGGCTTCCGAAGGCGGGGGAGGCGGAGCTCGGCCGTGGGGCGCGCCAAGCCGGGGTCCCCGAGGCTCCCGGAGCTCAGAAGGTCTCCGGCCGTGCGTCCCCGCGCACGGGCACCGCGTGGCAAGCCGGCGAGCAGGTGCCACCgacctatccatccatccctccacccacctatctatccattcatctatctatccattcatccatccatccatccacctatctacCCATccctctgtccatccatccacccacctacccacccatccctccatccctccatgcGTCCCCCCACCCCGTGCCCTCTGGAGCTGCCTAGTGGGAAGCCCGGACCCGAGTGTCCCCCACTCCAGCCACTCACTGTCGCTCGTGTCTGCGTGTACTCCGCCGATGCGCCCGTCGGGCAGCACCTGGAGATGGAAGCCGATGCCCACGTTGCAGTAGAGACGCCGGAGCCGCTTGATGCCCAGAAGGTAGTCTCCGGCTCCGCTCTGCACGGCCGCCTCCTGGGGCTGCGAGGCGGCCGCGGGGAGCCTAGCTAGGGAGCGTGCCACCAGGCTCTCCCAGCGGCGCTCCAGCTCGGCGTCCAGGGTGCCGTTGGGGGCGGCGGGCGCGGCGTCTGCGCCCCCCGATCGGCCGGCCCAGGGTGCCAGAGCCGCGAGCACCACGGCCGGGAGCAGCGCGGCGGCCGCGGCCGCTCCGGGCCCCGCCATCCGGGAGGCCAAAGCCCGGAGGACAGGCGGGCGGTGGCGCGCGCGCGTCGGGGGCGCACGGCACGGGGAGGAGCCGGGGCGCGCGGCTGGGGCGCAGCTTGTGGGGCTCGGGGGTGCGGCTGCCTGTCCTGGGGGGGCTTGCCGTCCAGCCCAGGAGCTCTCGGAGCGGTGCGCGGCTCCCTGCGCGCTCGGccggccccggcccggcccctatatatagCCCGAC contains:
- the FGF4 gene encoding fibroblast growth factor 4, whose translation is MAGPGAAAAAALLPAVVLAALAPWAGRSGGADAAPAAPNGTLDAELERRWESLVARSLARLPAAASQPQEAAVQSGAGDYLLGIKRLRRLYCNVGIGFHLQVLPDGRIGGVHADTSDSLLELSPVERGVVSIYGVFSRFFVAMNSRGKLYGSPFFTNECKFKEILLPNNYNAYECYQHPGMFIALSKNGKTKKGNRVSPTMKVTHFLPRL